In the Desulfitobacterium hafniense DCB-2 genome, TAAACCGCCTCTCTCTGACCCCGATTAATACCCTTCTCTACTACTCTGAAATAGTCCCTAATAATCTTTCTCATGCAGTGCAGATGGATTGGGAGATCAAGGACGATTTAGGCAATATCTATGAGCATGAAACGAATGGCGGGCAGGGCAAAGTCGGTGATGAAACCACGGAGATGGAAAATATCATCACCTTTAAACGTCTTGATCCCAAGGCAAAAACCCTGTTGATCACCCCGACCTTGAAGCTGGTTCATAGCCAGGGCGGCGGTGTGGCATTCGATGCAAACGGAAAGGAAACTCATTTCAGCTATGAAGGGCTACCGGAAGGGGTCGATGCCGGGGAGTGGATCATGAAGACGATTAGCGTAGACCTCAGCACCGTGAACTAAGACCTTCCTGGACTTGTCTTGCGGGTCTGAGCAGTGCGGTGCAGGATACTGTAGAAAGTCTGATCGCAAAAGAGGAAGACCTGCTCTGTTTAAGGGCGGGTCTTCCTCTTTTTACATTGTCAGAAAATATAAGTGCAACCAGCGGACTTCGCCTCATTTGTGAGCATGGGTTTAAGGCACTGTGAAGCTGGCATTTCTTTAGGGCACTTTTAGCGAAGTCAATCACTGGGGAATGATGATTTCCGCTTTTTCACCAATTTTTAAGGGGATTTCGGGAGTCAGGTTAACTTTGATCTTCATGCTTTCCTTATTCTTATTGGCAGAGGTCTGCATGTCTTTGGGGGTATACTGGGCCTTCACATCGATAAAGCTGACGGTTCCTTCATATTCCTTCTCTCCCCAGCGGATGACGACCTTTTGTCCGTGGCTTAGTTTCGGCAGAGATTCTTTGGGCATATAAGCTACCAGGTGTTTCTCTGTTTCAGAAGCGATATCGACGAGATTAAATCCGGGGGAGATCATATTTCCGGGCAGATAATTCCTGCTGATCACCGTTCCGTCCTGAAGAGCGTGCAGGGTGTATTTGCTTAAATTATCCTTGGTCTGGCGGATTTGCACTTCCGTCAAAGCCAGATCAGCCTGAGCCGCGTCTATTTTTTCCTGGGGGGTGCCTTTCTGGATTAAGGCTAATTGCCGGCGGGCATTATCCAATTGGATGGCGGCCGTGGATACCGCAGCTTCGGCTAAATTCGCCTGGTATTTGATTTTATCCAGTTCGGACTGGGCCAGAGCGCCGGCTTCCTGCAGAACCTGAGCATCTTCATAATCCTTTTTGGTCCGCTCTTGGGTCAGCTGAGCATTTGCCGAGGCTATTTCCGCTAAAGCGACATTATTCTGTCGCTGCTTCACTTCCTCAGGGTCCGCTCCTGCCGTCAATTCAGCCAAAACCGCCTGTTTTCTGGCCAGGGCCTGCTCCAACTGCTCCAGAGCATACCGCTCATTGCTGTCATCCAGCACTGCCAGAATGTCACCGGCTTTGACTGACTGGCCAAGCTCCACATTCAGTTGACTGATTTTCCCGGACACTTCGCTGTAATGGGCGTAGATGCCCGTTTCCGCGATGCCGGTCAAGACCAGGCCCGATGGGGAAGAACAGCCGGATGCGGTTAAGATGAACCCGATCAGGCCTAGGAATAAGAAGCCGAAGCTTATGGGTCTTTTTTGCATAACCCAATTTCCTCCTCAGTTAGATTAAGTTTGCAGACATTAGCTGTCTTATAGGAAGGGCCGATGGAGTAGTCTCCAGGATTTTGCTTTCGCACTTGTTCTCAATAGCGGGTTGGAAACGTCCTGTTTCCAACCCGACTCCGCTGCGTGCTTTTCGCGAAGTTTTGTTTCCGCTCGCTTAAATTCGCTCCCTTTTGTAAAGTAAAATCCTTGGGCTGCTTTTCGGGCCCTGTAAGCGTAGCTTTACGCACAAAAGGGAACGGATTTAGCGAAAGGGCGGTCGGGTCAACGAGGCTTTCTTAACGTAGCGGAGCCATGGTTGACATGCAGAATGCAGCAAGGTTTGGCGCAGCTGTTAAGAAAGCGAGTTGACCAGCCCTGGAGCTACGGAGTGAGTGTTGTGCGTAAAGCTACACGATCCGGTCTGCTCCGGCTTCGCATCTTAGATCCTTCGGTATTTCTTCAGAAGCAGGGCATTCACCATCATAAACAGTACAGAGCAAGCCAGGATAATCCCTAAATCCCAGGCGATGGCGGCAAAGCCGCCGCCTTTGATCATCACTTCAGTCAGAGCATGGGCTATATAATAGAGAGGCATAAAGTGACCAACGACCTCCATCCCGGCAGGCAGATCAAACAAACCGGAGAAGAAGATCTGAGGGACGATCAGCACGGGGATAAATTGCATCATCTGAAACTCATTATTGGCCAGGGTGGAAGCCAGGATCCCCAAAGTCAGGGCGATCATGGCGGTGAGCAGGGTAATGAGCAGGATCAAAGCAAAGGAACCGACCATCATGACCTTGAGCACATAGACACAGTACCAGGAGATCAGGAAGGATTGCAGAACGGTAAAGAGGCCAAAGCCCAGAACATAGCCCACTACGATCTCCCAGCGCCGGACGGGAGTGGAAAGGAGTTTTTCCAAAGTTCCCGAAGTGCGCTCCTGCAGGAAGGAAATTCCCGATACCAAAAAGACAAAAAAGAAAATAATAAAACCGATTAAGGTGG is a window encoding:
- a CDS encoding HlyD family secretion protein; this translates as MQKRPISFGFLFLGLIGFILTASGCSSPSGLVLTGIAETGIYAHYSEVSGKISQLNVELGQSVKAGDILAVLDDSNERYALEQLEQALARKQAVLAELTAGADPEEVKQRQNNVALAEIASANAQLTQERTKKDYEDAQVLQEAGALAQSELDKIKYQANLAEAAVSTAAIQLDNARRQLALIQKGTPQEKIDAAQADLALTEVQIRQTKDNLSKYTLHALQDGTVISRNYLPGNMISPGFNLVDIASETEKHLVAYMPKESLPKLSHGQKVVIRWGEKEYEGTVSFIDVKAQYTPKDMQTSANKNKESMKIKVNLTPEIPLKIGEKAEIIIPQ
- a CDS encoding ABC transporter permease gives rise to the protein MRVRALTFRILNQLRHDRRTLALMLAAPVFLLTLVYFILGDTVPLVKVAVINAPAGFEDKLEELNVRSLRYSESEARRALEQGEIIASIDISGGKSAIKVDGSNPAKAKAALAALEQAKNSALFSRPDLKSEVSYVYGQEDLPTFDNFGATLIGFIIFFFVFLVSGISFLQERTSGTLEKLLSTPVRRWEIVVGYVLGFGLFTVLQSFLISWYCVYVLKVMMVGSFALILLITLLTAMIALTLGILASTLANNEFQMMQFIPVLIVPQIFFSGLFDLPAGMEVVGHFMPLYYIAHALTEVMIKGGGFAAIAWDLGIILACSVLFMMVNALLLKKYRRI